CGCGGCGCTGGACCGGTTGCGGGCGGCCGGGGTGGAACTCGTGGGCACCCCGCGGGTCGGCTGATGCGGACGGTGCTGCGCAAGCACAACAACCGCTTCCGGGAGCGCCTCGCCGCCGGCCGCGTCATGGCGCTGCTGCGCGCGGACTCGCCAGCTTGGTTCGCCGACGCCGGCCTCGTCCTGTACGACGCGGGCCTGCGGGTGATCGAGGCGGACCTGGCGACGCCGGGCGCGCTGGACGCGATCGCGGTGCTGCAGGCGGAGCTGGGGCCGGACGCGCTGATCGGCGCGGGCGGGGTTCGTACGGCGTCCGCCGTGGACCGGTGCGTGGCGGCCGGGGCCGACTTCGTCGCGACACCCACGTTCTCGCCCGAGGTGCTGTGGCGGGCGCAGGAGTACGCGTTGCCGATCGTGTGCGGCGCACTGACGCCGACCGAGATCGACGCGGCGTGGAGCCACGGACCGGCCGCCGTGCAAGTATTCCCGGTCACCACCGCCGGTGGCGCGCGGTACCTGGAGGAGGTCCAGTCCACCCTGCCGGAGGTGCCGCTGGTGCCGGCCGGCGGGGTGTCGTTGTCCGATGTGGACGACTACCTGGACGCGGGTGCGCTCGCGGTCGCGGTCGGCCCGGCCCTGCTCGGCGACGCGACCGAAGGTGGCCGCCTCGACGAGCTGGCCGAGCGGGCCACCCGGGTGGCGGCGGCCGCCGGCCGCTACGCCTGAGCCGTCAGAACCCGAACGGCGAGCAGCGGGCCGAGCCGACCAGGATGTCGCCGGAGGCCGGGCCACCCTGCGGGAACAGCTTGATGTGCATGGCGTTCGTGGTCAGGCTGCCGTCCGCGGGCACGGGCACGATCAGCTCGTTCAGGACGACCTCGGCCATCGGCGGCGCGCCGGGCGTGGTGCCCGGCACGGTGATCGTGTGGTTCGGCGGGATGTTCTGCGGAACGGTGATGCCGGTGACGTTGCCCAGCTCCATGGTGCCGTTGCTGCCGTTGGCGGTGGTGGTGCAGCCGGCGCCGAACGTCCGCACCTTGATCACCGGGCCGCCGAACTGCTGCAGCACGCTGGTTTCGAACCGCTGACCGGTCACCTTGACGCTCGCGGTGCCGTCCGCGTTGCGGGTGCACGTGCTGCTGCCCAGGCCGTATTTCGTGCGGGTGCCGACGGTGACCGGATCGGTGCGGCCCGCCGGCGTGGCGTCCACGACGCACGGCGCGATCGGGTCGGCGTGCGCCGGGGTGCCGTTCACGGCGATGTCGGCCGCGCCCACCGAACCGGCGCCGGTCGCGCCGGGCTGCGCCTGCGCACTCCCCGGGGCCGCCACCAGGCCCCCGCAGAGCACCGCTGCCGTCACGATCCGCCTGGCCCGCCTCATGAGCCGCTCCTTTCGCCTGGGAAATCCTCCTCGTCAATCGGCAGCACGCCGGGCCCGCCTGACCCACCCGGCCGGATGCCACCCGGACGGGTGGATCTCCCCGTGACCGGCAGCGGGACGGCGACCCGGTTCTGACAGTGGTCCCCGGTACCGTGTCCTGGTGGCCGTCCGAACTGCGTTCCCCGGTGTCAACGAGCTCCTCTCGACCGCTGTCGAGGCGCTCGGCGGTGCGGAGCGCGCCGGCCAGGTCACCATGGCCGAAGCGGTCGGGCGGGCCATCCGCACCGGCGAGCACCTGGCCGTGCAGGCGGGCACCGGCACCGGGAAGTCGCTGGCCTACCTGGTGCCGGCCATCCGGCACGCGGTCGAGAAGGACACCACGGTGGTCGTGTCGACGGCCACGATCGCGCTCCAGCGCCAGCTCGTGGACCGCGACCTGCCGCGGCTGGCGAAGGCGTTGAAGAAACCGCTGGGCCGCACCCCGACGTTCGCCATCCTCAAGGGCCGCCGCAACTACCTGTGCCTGCACCGGCTGGATTCGGGCGCCCCGGAGGAGCCGGAGGACCCGGCGCTCTTCGACCCGTTCGCCGTGTCGCGGCTGGGCAAGGAGGTCACGCGGCTGCGGGAGTGGGCGTCCGACACCGAGACCGGCGACCGGGACGAGCTGGTGCCGGGGGTGTCCGAGCAGGCGTGGCGGCAGGTGTCGGTCACCGCGAAGGAGTGCCTGGGGGTGGCGCGCTGCCCGATCGGGCAGGACTGCTTCGCCGAGCGGGCGCGCGGTGAGGCGGGCAGGGCCGACGTGGTGGTCACGAACCACGCCCTGCTGGCGATCGACGCGTTGCAGGGCTACCAGGTGCTGCCGGAGCACGACCTGGTGATCATCGACGAGGCGCACGAGCTGGTCGACCGGGTGACGTCCGTGGCCACCGGTGAGCTGACGTCGTCGGCGGTCGCGGTCGCGGTGCGGCGCTGCGGGAAGCTGATCGACGCGGGCACGGCCGACCGGCTGCAGGAGGCGAGCGAGGGCCTGGCGCTGATCCTGGAGGATCTGCCGGCCGGGCGGATGGACACCCTGCCGAAGGCGCTGGGCGGAGCGGTCGCCGCGGTGCGGGACGGGGCGCACGCCTGCCTGTCCGCGCTCGGGTCGGACCGCAAGGAGGACGTCGAGGAGGCCACCGCCCGCAAGCTCGCGCGGTCGCAGCTGGAGGAGGTGCACGACACCGCGGTGCGGCTGCTCGACGCGTTCGGCGAGGACGCGGCGCACCAGCGGGACGTGGTGTGGTTGTCCAACGACAAGTTCTCGTTCGGCAACCGGCCACCGACGCTGCACGTGGCGCCGCTGTCGGTGGCCGGGCTGCTGCGGGAGCGGGTGTTCGCGCAGAAGACCACGGTGCTGACGTCGGCGACACTGGCGCTGGGCGGTGCGTTCGACACGCTGGCGCGGCAGTGGGGGCTGCCGCCGTCGCAGGCGCGGGTGGTCAAGGCCGAGGGCACGGCGTCGGAGAAGGCGCCGCCGGCGGACGACGACGAGCTGAAGTGGTCCGGATTGGACGTCGGGTCGCCGTTCGACCACCGGCGCAACGGGATCCTGTACGTGGCCAAGCACCTGCCGCCGCCGGGGCGGGACGGCCTGGGCGAGAAGACGCTGGACGAGATCGCCGCGCTGATCGAGGCCGCCGGCGGCCGCACCCTGGGACTGTTCTCGTCGATGCGGGCGGCGAAGCAGGCGACCGAGGAGCTGCGGGACCGGATCGGGTTCCCGATCCTGTGCCAGGGTGAGGACGCGACGTCGCTGCTGGTGACGAAGTTCGCCGAGGACCCGCGGACCTGCCTGTTCGGCACGCTGTCGCTGTGGCAGGGCGTGGACGTGCCCGGGCCGTCGCTGCAACTGGTGATCGTGGACCGCATCCCGTTCCCGCGCCCGGACGACCCGGTGTCCTCCGCGCGCCAGCGCGCGGTCGAAGCCCGCGGCGGCAACGGTTTCCTGCAGGTGGCGGCCACCCACGCGGCGCTGCTGCTGGCGCAGGGCACCGGGCGGCTGCACCGGTCGGTGGGCGACCGGGGTGTGGTGGCGGTGCTGGACTCCCGCCTGGCGACGGCCCGCTACGGCGGCTTCCTGCGCTCCTCGCTCCCGCCCCTGTGGCCCACCTACGACCCGGAGGTGGCCAGAGCGGCGCTCCAGCGCCTCGACGCGGCCGCCGGCTGACCGCCGCCCGAGCCGGCTCCGTGCCCCGCTTCGGGCCGGCCGCAGGCACGCCTGCGGTGAAGCGCGCGCGGGTCTAGCCGGCGAACTCCTCGGTCACCGGAATGCCCTTCTTGAGGGTCCGGGACACCGTGCACAACCGCTCGATCGCCCGGTCGACCGACGTCACCAGCTTCTCGCGCTCCTCGGCGCCGAGGGCGGACAGGTCGACGTCGAAGAGCACGTGCACCGCATCCAGCTCGGAGGCACCCTCCCGGCGGTCGGCGCTCACCGCCACCCGCAACGGCGCGTCGGTCCGCCGGGTGATCAGCTCCTCGGCCGTCACCGCTGCGCACCCGGCCGCGGCGATCTGCAACAGCTCGGCCGGGGAGAACGCCCCCGCCGCACCTTTGCGGCCGATCCGCACCGTCGCGCCACGCTCATTGCGTCCCACGAACTCGTGCTCGCCTTCGCGGCGGACGTCCAGGTTCACCAGCACTCCTCGATCGGGGTCAGCGCCACTGGGCGAGGACCGTGACAGTCCCGGGCTCGACCTCGGTGAACCCGGCGTCCCGCACGGCGACCACGCGCCGCTCACGCCAGGCACCGGCGGGGTCGCCGCCCGGGTGCAGTTGCTTCCACTGGTCGATGGTGGCGGTGCGCACCGCGCAGGCGTAGCCGCGCTCCGCCCACGAGGCGAGCTCGGCGGCGCCGAGCAGCGACGCGAGGATCATGGTGCCGTGCCCGACCTGGGCAGCCGCCTTGCCGACGGTCATCGCGACCTCCGGGTTGAGCAGCAACAACGGCAGGTCGTCCGGCGCGGGACCCGGCTCGTCCGGTGGCAGGTCGCTGCCCGAGATCTGCAAGCGGCTGATCTCCTTGGGCACGTCGACGACCCGTCCCGGCACGAGGGCCCGGACCTCCGCCCCACCGGCCGTCACGGTGATCCCCGGGAAGTCCTGCGCCGCGGCCCAATGCGCGCCGCGCGCCCGGCGGGCGACCTTGCGGATGTGCCCGGACACCCAGTCGTGCACCGGCTCGTGCCACTCCCCGCCGGGCTGGGCACGCTGATCCAGGCAGACCCCCAGGGCCGCGGTGGCAGCGGCCTCCAGCAACGGGGTGCGCGCGGGCGGTTCGGCCTTCTCCAGCCGCAGGATCACCGGCATCGCCCGGACCTCGCCGGGCGCGGCCTCCGGCAGCGCCGTCTCCTCGGCGGGCAGCCCGAGCCACGACGCGTAGCGGGCGGCGAGCGGATCGAGAACGCTCATGGCCGGGCGAGGGAGAGACCGTCAGCCGCGTCGGCCGCTTCGACCTCCGCACGGCTGACCCCGAGGACGAACAGCACGGCGTCGAGGTAGGGGTGGGACAGCGCGGTGTCCGCGACCTCACGCAGGGCGGGCTTCGCGTTGAACGCGACACCCATCCCGGCCGCCTTGAGCATGTCGATGTCGTTGGCGCCGTCACCAACGGCGACGCACTGCACCAGGGGGATGCCGTAGTGGTCGGCGAACCGGCGCAGCGCCGTCGCCTTGCCGGCGCGATCGATGATCTCGCCGACCACCCGCCCGGTGAGCTTCCCGCCCACGACCTCCAGCTCGTTGGCCGCGACGAAGTCGAGACCGAGCTCGTCGGCGATCGGCCGGATGATCCGGCTGAACCCGCCGGAGACGACGCCACAGCGGAACCCGAGCCGCTTGAGCGTGCGGACCGTGGTGCGTGCACCCGGGGTGAGCTGGATGGCCTCGCCCACCTCGTCGAGCACCGACTCGGGCAACCCGGCCAGCAGGCCGACCCGGCGTTCGAGCGACTCGGTGAAGTTCAGCTCGCCGCGCATGGCGGCCTCGGTGATCTCGCGGACCCTCGGCTCGACCCCGGCGTGCGCGGCCAGCATCTCGATGACCTCGCCCTGGATCAGGGTCGAGTCGACGTCGAACACGATGAGCCGCTTGGCCCGCCGGGCGAGCCCGCCGCGCTCGATCGCGATGTCCACCCCGCCGCTGGACGCGACGTCCGCGACCGCGGCCCGCAGCTCGGTGTCCGCCTGCTCGGTGTCGTCGGCGACCGAGAGGTGCACCTCGAGCCCGGTGACCGGGTAGTCGGCGATGCGCCGGATCGCGTCGATGTTGGCACCGAGCGAGGCCAGCCGGCCGGCGAAGTCGGTGAACGCCCGGGCGGTCAGCGGCCGCCCGAGGATCACAGCTACGTGCGTCGAGCCCTGCCGGGCGGGGGCGAACGGGTCCTCCCCGATCTCGTCCCCGATCCGGACGTCGACGTGCATGGCGACGCTGGCCATCGCCTGCTCGACGGACTCCTGGAGGCCCTCCGGGTCCTCGGCCACCGCGACCAGCACACCGAGGGTGAGCCGGCCGCGGATGACGACCTGTTCGACGTCGAGCATTTCGACGCCGTGCCGCGTGAGGGCGGCGAAGAGGACGGACGTGACGCCGGGCTTGTCCGGCCCGGTGGTCGTGATCAGGACCGGCGTCATGATCTGCTACCTGCCCGGACGCCGTTGGTCACTGCTCGCTCGCGTTGTCCTTGTCGTGGTCACCCGGGATGACCGCGTCGGTGAGGGCCTGCGACGGGGCCTTGACCCCGGCGTGGACCTTCGGCTTGCCGAAGAAGCCGATCTCACCCTCGTGGTGCATCCGCTCGACCATGTGCGGGTAGTGCATCTCGAACGCCGGCCGCTCGGAGCGGATCCGGGGCAGCTCGGTGAAGTTGTGCCGCGGCGGCGGGCACGAGGTGGCCCACTCCAGCGAGTTGCCATAGCCCCACGGGTCGTCCACCGTGACGAGCTCGCCGTACCGGTAGCTCTTGAACACGTTGTAGATGAACGGCAGGGTCGACGCGCCGAGGATGTAGGCCCCGATGGTCGAGATGGTGTTCAGCGTGGTGAAGCCGTCGCTGGCCAGGTAGTCGGCGTAGCGGCGCGGCATGCCCTCGGCGCCCAGCCAGTGCTGGACCAGGAAGGTGCCGTGGAAGCCGAGGAACGTGGTCCAGAAGTGCAGCTTGCCGAGCTTCTCGTCGAGCATCCGGCCGGTGATCTTCGGGAACCAGAAGTAGATGCCGGCGAAGGTCGCGAACACGATCGTGCCGTAGAGCACGTAGTGGAAGTGCGCCACCACGAAGTAGCTGTCCGACACGTGGAAGTCGATCGCGGGCGCGGCCAGCAGGATGCCGGTCAGACCACCGAAGAGGAAGGTCACGAGGAAGCCGACCGAGAAGATCATCGGCGTCTCGAAGCTCAGCTGCCCCTTCCACATGGTGCCGATCCAGTTGAAGAACTTCACCCCGGTCGGGACCGCGATCAGGAAGGTCATGAAGGAGAAGAAGGGCAGCAGCACCGCGCCGGTGGCGTACATGTGGTGCGCCCACACCGCGACCGACAGCGCCGCGATGCCCAGCGTCGCGAAGACCAGGCCCTTGTACCCGAAGATCGGCTTGCGGGAGAACACCGGGATGATCTCGGAGACGATGCCGAAGAACGGCAGCGCGACGATGTACACCTCGGGGTGCCCGAAGAACCAGAACAGGTGCTGCCAGAGGATCACGCCGCCGTTGGCGGGGTCGAACACGTGCGCCCCGATGTGCCGGTCAGCCATCAGGCCCATCAGCGCGGCGGTGAGGATCGGGAACGCGAGCAGCACCAGGATGCTGGTGACCAGGATGTTCCAGGTGAAGATCGGCATCCGGAACATGGTCATGCCGGGCGCGCGCAGGCACACGATCGTCGTCACCATGTTGACCGCACCCAGGATGGTGCCCAGACCGGAGACCGCGAGGCCGGCGATCCACATGTCGGCGCCGATGCCCGGCGAGTGGATGGCGTCCGACAGCGGGGTGTAGGCGAACCAGCCGAAGTCCGCCGCACCGCCGGGCGTGAGGAAGCCGGAGACGGTGATCAGGCCGCCGAACAGGTACAGCCAGTACGAGAAGGCGTTCAACCGCGGGAACGCCACGTCCGGCGAGCCGATCTGCAGCGGCATGACGAAGTTCGCGAAGCCGAACAGGATCGGGGTCGCGTACAGCAGCAGCATGATCGTGCCGTGCATGGTGAACAGCTGGTTGTACTGCTCCTGCGACAGGAACTGCTGTCCCGGGCGCGCCAGCTCGGTGCGGATCAGCATCGCCATCGCGCCGCCCACCATGAAGAAGGCGAACGACGTGACCAGGTACATGATGCCGATCTGCTTGTGGTCCGTCGTGCGGAACAACCGCAGCAGCAACGAACCCTTGGCCTCCTGTCGCGCCGGGTAGGGACGCGTGACAATCGGCTGCGGGGCTACGGCTGTCACTCCTGCCTCCAAGTTCTGCTTTGGTGTGTCAGCGGCCGCGGCGGGGCGACCAGTCCGGATGGTATCCCTCGGCTCCGACACTGTTGCGCACCGGCTGGGAAGATCACGCCATGGGAGACCCGTTCGTCACCGCGGCGGTGGCCGCGGCGGTCGAGGTCGGGAACCGGTTCCACCTGCCGACCGAGTTCCCGGAAGTGCTGGCCACGCGGTCGAACGTGCTGGTGAGACTGGGTGCGATCGTGGCCAGGGTACCGGCGACGACGCTGGTCGCACGGCCGGAGGTGCAGCGGTCGCTGGTCCGCGAAGTGGCACTTTCGTCGTTCCTCCAGAGACGGGACGCTCCGGTCGTACCGCCCTTCGAGAGCCCGGGGCCACACCTCGCGCGGGACCTCCCCGTCACACTGTGGCGTTTCACACGTCACGATCCGGATCACGTCTTCTCCCCCGCCGAAGTGGCCTGGTCGCTCGCCGAGCTGCACGCGGCGCTGCGGGAGTTCCCGGACGAGCTGGACGCGCCCGGGCCGCTGGTCGAAGCCCGGAGCTGGGTCGAGCGGCTCGCCCTGCCCGCGGAGCTCGCGGACGAGCTGGCGGCGGCCGAGGCGGCCCTGCCGGCCACGTCCGGCCGGCCCCTGCACGGCGACGCGCACCCCGGCAACCTGCTGGCGACCGCGAGCGGGCCGCGGTGGATCGACTTCGAGGACACCTGGCGCGGTCCGGTGGCCTGGGATCTGGCGTGCCTCGTGGCAGCGCCGCAGCCGGACGGCCGGGCCGCGGCGGACGCCTACCCGCACGGCCCCGATCCGGATGAGCTGGCCCCATGGGTGCGCCTGCGCGAGCTGTTCGCAGTGTGCTGGCGGTTCGTGGTCGCGCGCCGGTTCCCCGGCCGGCTCCCGGACGCGCACGCCGGGCTCCGGCGGTTCCAGGCCGCCCGTGGCCCCCGCTAGCCCCGGCGACGCGGTCCCGCCCGGCTAGCCGAAGGGCCACCACCCGAGGATCGCCTCGGTGACCATCGCCGGTGCCTCGACCGGCGTGAGGTGCCCGGCCTGCGGCACCACCACCAGCTCGCCGCGGGGCAGCGACTCGGCCATCTCCTGCGCGGCGCCGGGCGGCGTGAGGGTGTCCTGCTCACCCACGACGACCAGCGCGGGAACTCCGGTCGCGGCGAGCAGGTCCGTCGAATCGGGACGGTCGGCCATCGCACGGGCGGCCCACGCCACGCCCGCCCCCGGCTGGCTCTCGATCAGGTCCCGCACCGACTCCACCACTTCCGGCCGTGTCTGGCGGGTCTCGGCGCTGAGCAGGTTCGGCACCATCGACTCGGCGAGCCAGCCGGACACCCCGTCGGACTCCGCACGCCCGGCGATCCCACGGCGGGCCTCGGCCGCCTCCGGGGTGTCGGCCGAGGCCTTGGTGTCGATGAGGACCAGCCCGGCGACCCGCTCGGGCGCGGCGCGCAACACCGCCATCGTGACGTAGCCGCCCATCGAGCAGCCGCCGAGCACGACCTGCTCGAGGCCGAGCTTGTCCAGCAGCGCGAGCACGTCCCGCGCGGCGTCGTCGAGGCTCGGCGCGCGGCCGGTCTCCGGCAGCGGTGTCCGGCCGAGGCCGCGCTGGTCGGGCGTGATCAGGCGGTGGCGCGTGGTGAGGCCGTCACGCAGCGGCCGCCACATGCGGGCGTCCACCGGGAACGCGTGCAGGAGAACCAGGGGAAGATCAGCCATGACCGCGATTGTGCTGGACGAACGCGGGTACCGTCGCCTCGTGAGCGTCCAGTGGCGGGACATCCGCACGGAGCGGCTGCTGCTGCGGCCGCTGCGCCCGGACGACCGGGACGACGTGGTCGCGATCCAGACCGACCCGCGCACCCACTGCCACGACCCGGCCGCGCCCACCCGCGGAGAGGCCGACGTCAAGTTCACGGCCTGGCTGGAGCACTGGAACGCGCACGGCTTCGGCTACCTCGCGGTGCTGCCGCTCGGCTCGGCCGAGCTGATCGGGGTCGGCGGGCTGCAGCACACGCAGTTCGACGGCCTGCCGCTGCTGAACCTCTACTACCGCCTGCGGCCCACCGCCTGGGGGCGCGGCTACGCGACGGAACTGGCCTCGGCCGTCGTCGAGTGGGCCGAGCGGGACCTGCCTGGGCTCCCGGTGCAGATCAGCGTGCACACCACCAACGAACCGTCACTGCGGGTCGCGGAACGGCTCGGCTTCACCGTCTGCGCCGAGAGCTTTTCCGACGGCACCACTTCCCAGCACTTCCGCAAACCGCGCTGAGTATCAGAACCGCTTCCGGGTGGGACCGCGGCGGGTGCGGGCCTGCCAGCAAGCGCGGTGCCAGTGGCGGCGGTCGGCGACGGACCCGAGTTCGTCGGCCGGCCAGGCGACCACGTGCGGCACGCCGGGCTGGATCTCGTGGTCGCAGCCAGGGCAGCGGTACACCTTGGTCGCCTGGCTGCCCGGCACGCTGCGCACCAGCCAGTCGCCGTCCGGGCCGGACTCCGCACGCGCCCACCCGGAAGCCGCCCCGGCGCGGTCGGCGTCGGGGCGGCCACGGTGTGGTCGGTGGCGGCGCGGCACCCGGCCACGGTATCGCCTACGCGGTGCGCTCGGGCTCGCGCCGGAAGGTGAGTGCCACCACGAAGGTGAGGCACGCGATGACGATCGATCCGGTGAACGCGGCCGTCATCCCGCTGACCATCACCTCGTGCGGTCCGCCGGTCGCGGCGCGGCCGGCCGTGCCGAAGATCGTGACCAGGATGGCCAGGCCGAGCGTGGAGCCGGTCTGCTGCAGCGTCTGCATCACGCCGCCGGCGGCCCCCGCGTCGGGCCCCGGCACGTTGCTCATGATGATCACGCTGAGCGGGGCGAACGCGAGCCCCATGCCGAGTCCCATGAGGATCATGGGGCCGAGCACGCCGCCGGCGTAGGTCGAGCCGGCCTCCAGCTGCGTCGCCCACGCCAGCCCGGCGATCATCGACAGGGTGCCCGCGATCGCGATCGGCTGGGGCCCGAACCGGGGCAGCAACCGCGGGATGATCCGGCTCAGCACGAAGACCAGCACCGCCATCGGCAGGAACGCGAACCCCGTGCCCAGCGCGCTCATCCCCCGCACGTCCTGCAGGTACTGCGTGAGGAAGAAGAACATCGACATGCCGATCATCGGCCCGAAGAAGAAGTTGGCGTAGGCGGCAGCGCGGTTGCGGTCGCGGAACAGGCGCAGCGGCAGCAACGGCTGCGCGGTCCGCGCCTCGACGGCGAGGAACGCCCCGATCAGCACCGCACCGGCGGCGAGCGCGGCCACCGTGAGCCCGTTCGTCCAGCCCACTTCGGCGGCCCGGATGAATCCGTAGACCAGCGCCGCGACCCCGAGCGTCCCCGTCACGGCCCCGGGCAGGTCGAGCCGGGCCGGGTGCCGCGGCGGTTCCGCCACGAACCGGGTGGCCAGCACGGCCACCACCAGCCCGAACGGCACGTTGATGAACAGCACGGCACGCCACGACAGCCATTCGGTGAGCAGCCCGCCGAGGATGAGGCCGACCGCGAACCCGGCGCTGGACATGCCGGCGAACAGGGCCAGCGCGCGCAGCCGGGCCCGGGGTTCGGTGATCGTGGTGGTGAGCAGGGCGAGCGTGCTCGGCCCCGCGGCGGCGGCGCCGAGGCCCTGCACGATCCGGGCGGCGATCAGCAGGGCGGCCGACCCGGCCAGCCCGCCGGCGAACGAGGCGACGGTGAACAGCAGCACACCGCCGATGAACAGCCGCTTGCGGCCGAACAGGTCGCCGGCGCGCCCGCCGAGCAGCAGCAGGCCGCCGAAGACCAGGGTGTAGCTCGACATGACCCAGCTCAGGGACGCCGGGGTGAACCCCAGGTCGGCCTGGATCCGGGGCAGCGCGACGTTCATGACCGTGATGTCGAGGACGAACATGACTTGGCAGGTGAGCAGGATTGCCAGCGCCACGCCGGTGCGTGGCCGCGCGGCGGTCGCAGCGCCTGCCGTGCGGGACGCGGGCAGCGTTGTCTCGGACAAGAGAAGACTCCAGTGGACGGACGGGAAATAAGCGGACAGACTCTCCGCTTCACTGGGGTTAGCATATGGAGAAGGTCTCCGGTTGCGCAAGAGTATCCGGAGAATGTGTCCGGTTTTGAGGTGAGGCGCATGATGGCACCGCGGCCGATGCGCGCCGATGCGCGGCGCAACTACGAGCGGCTCCTGGCCACCGCGCGCGAGGCGTTCCGCGAGCACGGCCCGGACGCACCCCTCGACGACATCGCCCGCCGGGCCGGTGTCGGCGCCGGCACCCTCTACCGGCACTTCCCCAACCGCGAGGCGCTGATCGAAGCCGTCTACCGCGACGACATCGAACGCCTCTGCGCAGGCGCGCACCAACTGCTCGCCGAGCACGAACCGGGCAAGGCGCTGGAGCTGTGGATGCGCGACCGGCTGGCGTTCGTGCTGCAGAAGCGCGGGGTCGCCCACACCCTCAAGGCCGCGATGGACCGGGATTCGGAAACGTTCGCCTACTGCCGCTCACTGATGAACGACGCCGCCGAGGAGGTGCTGCGGCACGCGCAGGAGGCCGGTGCCGTGCGGGCGGACGTGCAGCCACGCGACCTGCTGCTGCTCGGGC
The sequence above is a segment of the Amycolatopsis viridis genome. Coding sequences within it:
- a CDS encoding TetR/AcrR family transcriptional regulator; its protein translation is MMAPRPMRADARRNYERLLATAREAFREHGPDAPLDDIARRAGVGAGTLYRHFPNREALIEAVYRDDIERLCAGAHQLLAEHEPGKALELWMRDRLAFVLQKRGVAHTLKAAMDRDSETFAYCRSLMNDAAEEVLRHAQEAGAVRADVQPRDLLLLGHGVCVAADEDEELAGRLLSVMLDGLKPQPA
- a CDS encoding MFS transporter; the protein is MSETTLPASRTAGAATAARPRTGVALAILLTCQVMFVLDITVMNVALPRIQADLGFTPASLSWVMSSYTLVFGGLLLLGGRAGDLFGRKRLFIGGVLLFTVASFAGGLAGSAALLIAARIVQGLGAAAAGPSTLALLTTTITEPRARLRALALFAGMSSAGFAVGLILGGLLTEWLSWRAVLFINVPFGLVVAVLATRFVAEPPRHPARLDLPGAVTGTLGVAALVYGFIRAAEVGWTNGLTVAALAAGAVLIGAFLAVEARTAQPLLPLRLFRDRNRAAAYANFFFGPMIGMSMFFFLTQYLQDVRGMSALGTGFAFLPMAVLVFVLSRIIPRLLPRFGPQPIAIAGTLSMIAGLAWATQLEAGSTYAGGVLGPMILMGLGMGLAFAPLSVIIMSNVPGPDAGAAGGVMQTLQQTGSTLGLAILVTIFGTAGRAATGGPHEVMVSGMTAAFTGSIVIACLTFVVALTFRREPERTA
- a CDS encoding alpha/beta fold hydrolase; translated protein: MADLPLVLLHAFPVDARMWRPLRDGLTTRHRLITPDQRGLGRTPLPETGRAPSLDDAARDVLALLDKLGLEQVVLGGCSMGGYVTMAVLRAAPERVAGLVLIDTKASADTPEAAEARRGIAGRAESDGVSGWLAESMVPNLLSAETRQTRPEVVESVRDLIESQPGAGVAWAARAMADRPDSTDLLAATGVPALVVVGEQDTLTPPGAAQEMAESLPRGELVVVPQAGHLTPVEAPAMVTEAILGWWPFG
- a CDS encoding GNAT family N-acetyltransferase, whose product is MTAIVLDERGYRRLVSVQWRDIRTERLLLRPLRPDDRDDVVAIQTDPRTHCHDPAAPTRGEADVKFTAWLEHWNAHGFGYLAVLPLGSAELIGVGGLQHTQFDGLPLLNLYYRLRPTAWGRGYATELASAVVEWAERDLPGLPVQISVHTTNEPSLRVAERLGFTVCAESFSDGTTSQHFRKPR